A genomic stretch from Colwellia sp. Arc7-635 includes:
- the frr gene encoding ribosome recycling factor, which produces MINEIKQDAQERMAKSIESLKISLNKIRTGRAHRSLLDNIVVEYYGMDTPLSQVGNISVPDARTLAITVFDKGMIGAVEKAILKSDLGLNPSSQGTLIRIPLPALTEERRKDLVKVVRGEAEGGKVAIRNIRRDANADIKSLNKDKEISDDETHQAEDEIQKITDTFIKQVDDVLSAKEKELMEI; this is translated from the coding sequence GTGATAAACGAAATAAAACAAGACGCTCAAGAAAGAATGGCGAAAAGTATCGAGTCATTAAAAATTAGTTTGAACAAAATACGTACTGGCCGTGCGCATCGTTCATTACTCGATAATATTGTTGTTGAATATTATGGTATGGATACGCCACTTAGCCAAGTTGGTAATATCTCTGTACCAGATGCACGTACTTTAGCAATTACTGTTTTTGATAAAGGCATGATCGGGGCTGTTGAAAAGGCTATTTTAAAGTCTGATTTAGGACTTAATCCATCATCACAAGGCACGTTAATTCGCATTCCTTTACCCGCATTAACAGAAGAGCGTCGTAAAGACTTAGTGAAAGTTGTTCGCGGAGAAGCTGAAGGCGGTAAAGTAGCCATTCGTAATATCCGTCGTGATGCTAATGCTGATATTAAATCATTGAATAAAGATAAAGAAATCAGTGATGATGAAACGCATCAAGCAGAAGACGAAATACAAAAAATCACTGATACATTTATTAAGCAAGTTGATGATGTTTTGTCTGCGAAAGAAAAGGAATTGATGGAAATTTAA